The following is a genomic window from Candidatus Dormiibacterota bacterium.
TCAAAGTTGGTGCGGCCGCTGATCTGCGTGGCGGGCTTTCGGGCCCAAGGATGCGCACAGCGTGCCGACACCGTGTGGGGGGCGTTCTACGCCCTCCACTTCACATCATATGAGGATGCGCGCTGACGAACGGTTCCCCAATCACCGCTCCCTTTGCCGATTTCGCGTTAGTTTAGTTGCAATACGCCTAAACCACGAACCCGCTGGGAATAGCCGCGCGGTCGAACGTGAAGCCGTCCTTGCCGATCGTGTAGAGATAGATGTTCGCCAAGATTGCGTCGCCGTTGAAGTTGAACGAATATTGGCCGACGATCGTCGAGAAGCCCGACGGCTGTTCCTGGATCGTATTGAGCAGCGTGAAGCGCGTGGTCGCGTTGCTGCGCTGGGAGGCGAAAATGAGGAGCTGCGCCGCAGCGTATCCGTATGCCGAGAACGCATCGACCGAGCCGACTTCGCCCTGGAAATCGCGCAAGAGTTGAAAGATGGATGGGATACGATCGAGTGGCGGCATCACCGACGCCACCGTTATGCCGTTGAGCAACTTCGCGTAATTCTGGATCGTGGATTGGTTGTAGAAGCCGTCGCTGGCGCTGAACGCGCCGGTATAGCCTTCCAGACGTAGGGCGTCAACGACCGGGACGAGATCGCTCGGCTTGCCGGCAAGAAAGATGTGCGTGGGTTTGAACGCCAAGCACTCTTTGGATGCGGCCGCGGGATCGATGTGATTTGCGTCGATTGTCACGACCGCGGCATCGTGATGGCTGCTCTTCGCATACTGCACGAAGCCCTGCGCGACATCGGGGCCGTAGGCGCCGTTGGTGGTGAGCGCGACGGCGCTGACGCCGGCGTGCTGCGGCAGGAGCGTGCGAGCCATGAGCTGGCCTTCGGTCGAATCTTTGGTCGGTAGGCGAAAGATGTTGCGATAACCGCGCGAGGTGATAACGTCGGCGGTTACGGTCGGCACGACGATGGCGAAGTTCGCGTTGGCGTAAGCCGGCAACGCGGTGAGCGTGACGGGAGCGGTGAGGTTGCCGACCATACCGATGATGCTCGGATCGGCCTGCGCGATCTGCGCGTTGGTGACCGCGATCTGCCCGTTGTCTTGGTCGTCGAACGAGCGTACGCCGAACGACTGCCTGAGCGAGACCGTAAAGCGGTTGGTTTCGTTGACGGCGG
Proteins encoded in this region:
- a CDS encoding branched-chain amino acid ABC transporter substrate-binding protein; translation: MRRRAFIAAGAAAALAPRIARAQFTGPVLQQLTIGVSVPLSGPLASFGKSVVQGVQAAVNETNRFTVSLRQSFGVRSFDDQDNGQIAVTNAQIAQADPSIIGMVGNLTAPVTLTALPAYANANFAIVVPTVTADVITSRGYRNIFRLPTKDSTEGQLMARTLLPQHAGVSAVALTTNGAYGPDVAQGFVQYAKSSHHDAAVVTIDANHIDPAAASKECLAFKPTHIFLAGKPSDLVPVVDALRLEGYTGAFSASDGFYNQSTIQNYAKLLNGITVASVMPPLDRIPSIFQLLRDFQGEVGSVDAFSAYGYAAAQLLIFASQRSNATTRFTLLNTIQEQPSGFSTIVGQYSFNFNGDAILANIYLYTIGKDGFTFDRAAIPSGFVV